The Pseudomonas sp. FP198 genomic interval CAGCATGAGCTCAATCTTTCCACGTCGGCGATCAGCACCTACATGAGCCAACTCGAATCGGCCCTGGGCCTGGTGCTCTGTCATCGCGGGCGGGGCGGGTTCAGCCTGACCAGCAAAGGCGAGCTGTTCCATCAGGAAACCCTGCGCCTGTTGGGCGAGCTCGAAGGCTTCGAGCAATACGCCGCTGCGCTCAAGGGCGAATTGCGCGGCACGCTGAACCTGGGCGTGATCGACTCGACGGTCAGCGACAAGGCATTGCCGTTCGCCGAAGCCATCGGCGCCTACAGCCAGGAGCACCCGGCGGTGCATTTGCACCTGTCGGTCATGAGCCCCTACGAGTTGCAACTCGGCGTGCAGGACAATCGCCTAGACCTGGCCATCGGCGCGTTTTCCACACGCATGAGCGGACTGGTCTATATGCCGCTGTACCGCGAGCAGCACTGGTTGTATTGCAGCAACCGGCATCCGTTATTCAACGAACGGCGCATCCCTGAGCAACTCATTACCCAGCAGCGTATGGTCGGGCGCGGTTACTGGAGCCAGGCCGAACTAGCGCGCCACGGCTTCAAGCACAGCGCGGCGACGGTAGAAAGTATGGAAGCGCAATTGATCCTGGTGCTGTCCGGCGCCTACGTCGGTTACCTGCCCGAGCACTACGCCCAGGCCTGGGTCGACAAGGGCGATCTGCGCGTGCTGCTGCCGGCGACCTTTGGTTATCAGGCGCCGTTTTCGATGATCGTGCGCCGTGGCCGCAGCCGCGAGCCGCTGATCCAGACCTTCCGTGATCTGCTCAAAGCTCAACTGAACCAGGCCTGACCATGTCCAGAATTCACTGCCCGCGTTGCCACCGTCCGCAAAGCCATTGCCTGTGCCCGTTGATCCCCCGTCTCGACAGCCGCACCCGCGTTCTGCTTTTGCAGCATCCCAGCGAGGTGAACCATGCCTTGAACACGGCGCGGTTGGCGGCGTTGGGCCTGAACAACGGCGAATTGATCGTCGGCGAGGTGTTCGAGGATTTGCCCCGGCTGCTCAATCAACCGGGTTATCAGGCGCGGTTGTTGTTTCCAGCCGACGATGCGCAGCCGATGCAAGCCTACGGTCCCAGCGACGACCCGCTGCTATTGGTCGTCCCCGACGGCACCTGGCGCAAGGCGCGCAAGTTGCTGCACCTGAACCCCTTGCTGGCGGCGCTGCCGAGGGTCACCCTGGCCGACGGCGGCGTGTCCCGTTATCGCTTGCGCAAGGCGCCCGGGCCGGGCGCGTTGTCGACGGTGGAGGCGATTGTCCAGGCACTGCAAACCCTCGAAGCACCGACCAGTTTCGAGCCGTTGCTGAGGCCGTTCGAGGCGCTGATCGAGGGGCAGATCGCGGCGATGGGGGAGGACACGTTTCAGCGTAATCATGCAAAGAAATAAGGGATATTTGCTGGCCCCATCGCGAGCAAGCTCGCTCCCACAATGGATCTCCTGTGCTCACAATATTGAGCATCAATCCAGATCCCCTGTGGGAGCGAGCTTGCTCGCGATAGCGATAGACCAATCACAGGAGATCCTGGCCAAAGCCTAGCGCTCACGCATCGCCTCGGTCCGCGCCTTCAGCACCGGCTTGAGCAGGTAATCCAGCACACTTTTCTCCCCGGTAATGATGTCCACCGTCGCCACCATCCCCGGGATGATCAGCAACGGTTTGGCATCACCGCCCAAATGGTTTTTATCGGTGCGCACCTGGATCAGGTAGAAGCTGTTGCCCTTGTCATCGGTGATGGTGTCAGCGCCGATCAGTTCGAGCTTGGCGCTAAGGCCGCCATAGATCGTGTAGTCGTAGGCGCTGAACTTGACCATGGCTTTCTGGCCCGGGTGGAGAAAGGCCACGTCTTGCGGGCGGACCTTGGCTTCGATCAGCAGGTTGTCCTCCAGTGGCACGATTTCGACCATGTCGCTGCCCGGCTGGACTACACCGCCAATGGTGTTGACCTTGAGCTGCTTGATCACCCCACGCACCGGCGAGACCACGGTGGTGCGGGTCACCCGGTCATCGATGGCGATGCTCGATGCGGTGATTTTCGACAGCTCGGTGCGTTTCTCGTTGAGCTCCTTGGCCGCGTCGGAGCGGAAGGATTGCTCCGATTCGTCGATCTTGCTCTTGATCTCGTTGATCGCCGACTCGGCCCGAGGGATCGCCAGGGTGGTGGCGTTGAGTGAGCCGCGCACCTCCACCGCGCTGCGCTTGAGCCGGAGGATTTCCACCGGTGAAACCGCCCCGGTGCGCACCAGCGGCGCCGACATGTTCATTTCTTCCTGCAGCAAGGACAGGGCCGAGCTGAACTGGCCTTGTTTGGAGCGAAACTCGGCGAGTTCCTGGGTTTT includes:
- a CDS encoding LysR family transcriptional regulator — its product is MANALPDLKLLRIFVSVVRHQGFANAQHELNLSTSAISTYMSQLESALGLVLCHRGRGGFSLTSKGELFHQETLRLLGELEGFEQYAAALKGELRGTLNLGVIDSTVSDKALPFAEAIGAYSQEHPAVHLHLSVMSPYELQLGVQDNRLDLAIGAFSTRMSGLVYMPLYREQHWLYCSNRHPLFNERRIPEQLITQQRMVGRGYWSQAELARHGFKHSAATVESMEAQLILVLSGAYVGYLPEHYAQAWVDKGDLRVLLPATFGYQAPFSMIVRRGRSREPLIQTFRDLLKAQLNQA
- a CDS encoding tRNA-uridine aminocarboxypropyltransferase encodes the protein MSRIHCPRCHRPQSHCLCPLIPRLDSRTRVLLLQHPSEVNHALNTARLAALGLNNGELIVGEVFEDLPRLLNQPGYQARLLFPADDAQPMQAYGPSDDPLLLVVPDGTWRKARKLLHLNPLLAALPRVTLADGGVSRYRLRKAPGPGALSTVEAIVQALQTLEAPTSFEPLLRPFEALIEGQIAAMGEDTFQRNHAKK
- a CDS encoding HlyD family type I secretion periplasmic adaptor subunit; this encodes MSAQTPDSAARSYFGSFSKSAESEFMPETASATLQDSPRRSRVTVWLAAGLIVSGLVWAKLAVLQEVTTGEGKAIPSSKIQVIQNLEGGIVTEIFVREGQMVNKGETLLRLDDTRFLSNKGESEADRYALTAQVERLSAEAEGRPFALSAEVTAKAPQVAEDERSLYEQRQRRLASEQRTLTEQLRQKTQELAEFRSKQGQFSSALSLLQEEMNMSAPLVRTGAVSPVEILRLKRSAVEVRGSLNATTLAIPRAESAINEIKSKIDESEQSFRSDAAKELNEKRTELSKITASSIAIDDRVTRTTVVSPVRGVIKQLKVNTIGGVVQPGSDMVEIVPLEDNLLIEAKVRPQDVAFLHPGQKAMVKFSAYDYTIYGGLSAKLELIGADTITDDKGNSFYLIQVRTDKNHLGGDAKPLLIIPGMVATVDIITGEKSVLDYLLKPVLKARTEAMRER